In a genomic window of Shouchella clausii:
- the yhfZ gene encoding GntR family transcriptional regulator YhfZ produces the protein MNEALLSKKGKTLLKVASLLLTIEKGQRIPKVESLAQQLNVGRGTIQSSLKILEEAKAIELLSRGHLGTFLLQKDVSKLLEFAGVNTITAVMPLPYSKKYEGLATALTTVFHHMGIRLNLAFMRGSNPRLEGVKEGRYDFAVVSFMAAKNAVEKANITIEKRLGAQSYVSKHKIYFADSDKTEIEDGMRIGIDSKSADQRTLAEAEAQGKKVTFVETTYMHLLQSLEAGLIDATVWNADEVQRPTLYAKDLTSSLAVRNSQEISETALVAHGDKQTISYLLGLIDKQELLTIQKQVVEGEIIPSY, from the coding sequence ATGAACGAAGCGCTTCTGTCAAAAAAAGGGAAAACGTTGCTCAAAGTTGCTTCCCTGTTACTCACGATTGAGAAAGGCCAACGGATTCCGAAAGTCGAATCTTTAGCACAACAGCTAAATGTAGGGCGAGGCACTATCCAAAGTTCTTTAAAAATACTTGAAGAAGCGAAGGCGATCGAGCTTTTGTCCCGTGGTCACTTGGGCACATTCCTGTTACAGAAAGATGTCTCGAAATTATTGGAATTTGCTGGTGTCAACACGATTACAGCGGTTATGCCTTTGCCGTATTCGAAAAAATATGAAGGCTTGGCAACCGCTCTGACGACTGTTTTCCATCACATGGGCATTCGATTAAACCTTGCCTTCATGAGAGGAAGCAACCCGCGTCTTGAAGGAGTCAAAGAAGGACGCTATGATTTTGCCGTTGTATCGTTTATGGCTGCCAAAAATGCCGTAGAAAAGGCAAACATCACGATTGAGAAAAGACTAGGCGCCCAGTCTTACGTCAGCAAGCATAAAATCTATTTTGCTGACAGCGACAAAACCGAAATTGAAGATGGTATGAGAATTGGCATTGACTCAAAATCGGCTGACCAAAGAACGTTAGCCGAAGCGGAAGCACAAGGAAAAAAGGTAACATTTGTAGAAACGACGTACATGCACTTGCTGCAAAGCTTAGAAGCTGGATTGATCGATGCGACCGTGTGGAATGCAGACGAAGTGCAGCGTCCGACACTTTATGCAAAAGACCTTACCTCTTCTCTTGCAGTCAGAAACTCGCAGGAGATTAGTGAAACGGCGCTTGTCGCCCATGGCGATAAACAAACAATTTCTTATTTGTTAGGATTAATAGACAAACAAGAACTGTTAACGATCCAGAAGCAAGTCGTTGAAGGGGAGATCATTCCTTCTTATTAG